The following are encoded together in the Misgurnus anguillicaudatus chromosome 14, ASM2758022v2, whole genome shotgun sequence genome:
- the pfkfb2b gene encoding 6-phosphofructo-2-kinase/fructose-2,6-bisphosphatase 2 isoform X7 encodes MSALSRHDFGPAAAEPRKTEPKSKEKKCSWASYMTNSPTMIVMIGLPARGKTYMSKKLTRYLNWIGVPTKVFNLGVYRREAVKAYKSYDFFRHDNEEAMKIRKHCALVALQDVKIYLNEEGGQIAVFDATNTTRERRDLILSFVEENAYKVFFVESVCDDPDVIAANIMEVKVSSPDYPEAHRERVMDDFLKRIECYKVTYQPLDPDEYDKDLSFIKVMNVGRRYLVNRIQDYIQSKIVYYLMNIHVHSHSIYLCRHGESEHNVQGRIGGDSELSPRGRQYASALREFIEEHKLSDLKVWTSQLRRTIQTAEALRVPYEQWKILNEIDAGVCEEMTYEMIQNSFPEEYALRDQDKYHYRYPGGESYQDLVQRLEPVIMELERQGDVLVICHQAVMRCLLAYFLDKSGDDLPYIKCPLHSVMKLTPVAYGCKVEMFNMNVEAVNTHQDRPLDTLCEGLYFVGTDEFNDCFRF; translated from the exons ATGTCTGCGTTGTCGCGGCATGATTTTGGTCCAGCTGCTGCTGAACCGAGGAAAACAGAACCCAAAAGCAAAGAGAAGAAATGCT CATGGGCCTCTTATATGACCAACTCCCCTACCATGATCGTCATGATTGGCCTGCCAGCGAGAGGCAAAACTTACATGTCTAAAAAGCTCACACGCTACCTCAACTGGATAGGAGTTCCCACCAAGG TGTTTAACCTCGGTGTGTACCGGAGGGAAGCCGTCAAAGCATACAAGTCTTATGACTTTTTTAGACATGACAATGAAGAGGCCATGAAGATACGAAA ACACTGTGCCTTAGTGGCCCTGCAAGATGTGAAGATCTACCTGAATGAGGAAGGCGGGCAAATAGCT GTTTTCGATGCCACAAACACAACTCGGGAGAGGAGAGATCTCATATTGAGCTTTGTGGAGGAGAATGCATACAAG GTGTTTTTTGTGGAATCAGTTTGTGATGACCCAGATGTTATTGCTGCTAACATCATG GAAGTGAAAGTTTCAAGTCCAGATTATCCAGAGGCACACAGAGAGAGAGTCATGGATGATTTCCTGAAACGCATCGAATGTTATAAGGTCACTTACCAACCTCTAGATCCTGATGAATATGACAA AGATCTCTCTTTCATTAAGGTGATGAATGTGGGCCGCCGGTACTTGGTAAACCGGATTCAGGACTACATTCAGAGTAAGATTGTTTACTACCTCATGAACATCCACGTACACTCGCACTCCATCTACCTGTGCCGACACGGAGAGAGCGAGCACAATGTCCAGGGCCGTATTGGGGGGGACTCTGAACTCTCTCCCAGAGGGAGGCAG tatgCAAGTGCCTTGCGTGAATTCATTGAGGAGCACAAGCTGTCTGATTTGAAGGTTTGGACCAGCCAGTTAAGGAGAACCATCCAGACAGCTGAAGCGCTGAGAGTTCCCTACGAACAGTGGAAAATCCTAAATGAGATAGATGCT GGGGTGTGTGAGGAGATGACCTATGAAATGATCCAGAACTCATTCCCTGAAGAGTACGCACTTAGGGACCAGGACAAGTATCACTACAGATATCCAGGAGGAGAG TCGTATCAGGACCTGGTTCAGAGGCTGGAGCCTGTCATCATGGAGCTTGAGAGACAGGGCGATGTACTTGTCATCTGCCATCAGGCTGTGATGCGCTGTCTGCTGGCCTATTTTTTGGACAAGAGTGGAG ATGATCTTCCTTACATAAAATGTCCCCTTCATAGTGTCATGAAGCTCACTCCTGTTGCCTACG GTTGCAAAGTGGAGATGTTTAATATGAATGTGGAGGCAGTCAACACACATCAAGACCGACCACTG
- the pfkfb2b gene encoding 6-phosphofructo-2-kinase/fructose-2,6-bisphosphatase 2 isoform X4, with protein sequence MSALSRHDFGPAAAEPRKTEPKSKEKKCSWASYMTNSPTMIVMIGLPARGKTYMSKKLTRYLNWIGVPTKVFNLGVYRREAVKAYKSYDFFRHDNEEAMKIRKHCALVALQDVKIYLNEEGGQIAVFDATNTTRERRDLILSFVEENAYKVFFVESVCDDPDVIAANIMEVKVSSPDYPEAHRERVMDDFLKRIECYKVTYQPLDPDEYDKDLSFIKVMNVGRRYLVNRIQDYIQSKIVYYLMNIHVHSHSIYLCRHGESEHNVQGRIGGDSELSPRGRQYASALREFIEEHKLSDLKVWTSQLRRTIQTAEALRVPYEQWKILNEIDAGVCEEMTYEMIQNSFPEEYALRDQDKYHYRYPGGESYQDLVQRLEPVIMELERQGDVLVICHQAVMRCLLAYFLDKSGDDLPYIKCPLHSVMKLTPVAYGCKVEMFNMNVEAVNTHQDRPLERVKRESTPLLLRRNSYTPLSTHDRVKRPRLYSAGNRPWLPLALSPTTLHLPDTPGEAPLLQQSQDTLCEGLYFVGTDEFNDCFRF encoded by the exons ATGTCTGCGTTGTCGCGGCATGATTTTGGTCCAGCTGCTGCTGAACCGAGGAAAACAGAACCCAAAAGCAAAGAGAAGAAATGCT CATGGGCCTCTTATATGACCAACTCCCCTACCATGATCGTCATGATTGGCCTGCCAGCGAGAGGCAAAACTTACATGTCTAAAAAGCTCACACGCTACCTCAACTGGATAGGAGTTCCCACCAAGG TGTTTAACCTCGGTGTGTACCGGAGGGAAGCCGTCAAAGCATACAAGTCTTATGACTTTTTTAGACATGACAATGAAGAGGCCATGAAGATACGAAA ACACTGTGCCTTAGTGGCCCTGCAAGATGTGAAGATCTACCTGAATGAGGAAGGCGGGCAAATAGCT GTTTTCGATGCCACAAACACAACTCGGGAGAGGAGAGATCTCATATTGAGCTTTGTGGAGGAGAATGCATACAAG GTGTTTTTTGTGGAATCAGTTTGTGATGACCCAGATGTTATTGCTGCTAACATCATG GAAGTGAAAGTTTCAAGTCCAGATTATCCAGAGGCACACAGAGAGAGAGTCATGGATGATTTCCTGAAACGCATCGAATGTTATAAGGTCACTTACCAACCTCTAGATCCTGATGAATATGACAA AGATCTCTCTTTCATTAAGGTGATGAATGTGGGCCGCCGGTACTTGGTAAACCGGATTCAGGACTACATTCAGAGTAAGATTGTTTACTACCTCATGAACATCCACGTACACTCGCACTCCATCTACCTGTGCCGACACGGAGAGAGCGAGCACAATGTCCAGGGCCGTATTGGGGGGGACTCTGAACTCTCTCCCAGAGGGAGGCAG tatgCAAGTGCCTTGCGTGAATTCATTGAGGAGCACAAGCTGTCTGATTTGAAGGTTTGGACCAGCCAGTTAAGGAGAACCATCCAGACAGCTGAAGCGCTGAGAGTTCCCTACGAACAGTGGAAAATCCTAAATGAGATAGATGCT GGGGTGTGTGAGGAGATGACCTATGAAATGATCCAGAACTCATTCCCTGAAGAGTACGCACTTAGGGACCAGGACAAGTATCACTACAGATATCCAGGAGGAGAG TCGTATCAGGACCTGGTTCAGAGGCTGGAGCCTGTCATCATGGAGCTTGAGAGACAGGGCGATGTACTTGTCATCTGCCATCAGGCTGTGATGCGCTGTCTGCTGGCCTATTTTTTGGACAAGAGTGGAG ATGATCTTCCTTACATAAAATGTCCCCTTCATAGTGTCATGAAGCTCACTCCTGTTGCCTACG GTTGCAAAGTGGAGATGTTTAATATGAATGTGGAGGCAGTCAACACACATCAAGACCGACCACTG GAGAGAGTCAAGCGAGAATCCACCCCTCTGCTGCTGAGGCGAAATAGTTACACGCCCCTCTCCACTCATGACCGGGTTAAAAGGCCTCGCCTCTACAGTGCCGGCAATCGGCCCTGGCTGCCCCTCGCCCTTTCCCCTACCACCCTGCACTTGCCCGACACGCCAGGAGAGGCGCCGCTGCTTCAGCAAAGCCAA
- the pfkfb2b gene encoding 6-phosphofructo-2-kinase/fructose-2,6-bisphosphatase 2 isoform X1, producing MSALSRHDFGPAAAEPRKTEPKSKEKKCSWASYMTNSPTMIVMIGLPARGKTYMSKKLTRYLNWIGVPTKVFNLGVYRREAVKAYKSYDFFRHDNEEAMKIRKHCALVALQDVKIYLNEEGGQIAVFDATNTTRERRDLILSFVEENAYKVFFVESVCDDPDVIAANIMEVKVSSPDYPEAHRERVMDDFLKRIECYKVTYQPLDPDEYDKDLSFIKVMNVGRRYLVNRIQDYIQSKIVYYLMNIHVHSHSIYLCRHGESEHNVQGRIGGDSELSPRGRQYASALREFIEEHKLSDLKVWTSQLRRTIQTAEALRVPYEQWKILNEIDAGVCEEMTYEMIQNSFPEEYALRDQDKYHYRYPGGESYQDLVQRLEPVIMELERQGDVLVICHQAVMRCLLAYFLDKSGDDLPYIKCPLHSVMKLTPVAYGCKVEMFNMNVEAVNTHQDRPLERVKRESTPLLLRRNSYTPLSTHDRVKRPRLYSAGNRPWLPLALSPTTLHLPDTPGEAPLLQQSQVSSHAGANHLTPCVKDSTLSAQMNLMTVSASE from the exons ATGTCTGCGTTGTCGCGGCATGATTTTGGTCCAGCTGCTGCTGAACCGAGGAAAACAGAACCCAAAAGCAAAGAGAAGAAATGCT CATGGGCCTCTTATATGACCAACTCCCCTACCATGATCGTCATGATTGGCCTGCCAGCGAGAGGCAAAACTTACATGTCTAAAAAGCTCACACGCTACCTCAACTGGATAGGAGTTCCCACCAAGG TGTTTAACCTCGGTGTGTACCGGAGGGAAGCCGTCAAAGCATACAAGTCTTATGACTTTTTTAGACATGACAATGAAGAGGCCATGAAGATACGAAA ACACTGTGCCTTAGTGGCCCTGCAAGATGTGAAGATCTACCTGAATGAGGAAGGCGGGCAAATAGCT GTTTTCGATGCCACAAACACAACTCGGGAGAGGAGAGATCTCATATTGAGCTTTGTGGAGGAGAATGCATACAAG GTGTTTTTTGTGGAATCAGTTTGTGATGACCCAGATGTTATTGCTGCTAACATCATG GAAGTGAAAGTTTCAAGTCCAGATTATCCAGAGGCACACAGAGAGAGAGTCATGGATGATTTCCTGAAACGCATCGAATGTTATAAGGTCACTTACCAACCTCTAGATCCTGATGAATATGACAA AGATCTCTCTTTCATTAAGGTGATGAATGTGGGCCGCCGGTACTTGGTAAACCGGATTCAGGACTACATTCAGAGTAAGATTGTTTACTACCTCATGAACATCCACGTACACTCGCACTCCATCTACCTGTGCCGACACGGAGAGAGCGAGCACAATGTCCAGGGCCGTATTGGGGGGGACTCTGAACTCTCTCCCAGAGGGAGGCAG tatgCAAGTGCCTTGCGTGAATTCATTGAGGAGCACAAGCTGTCTGATTTGAAGGTTTGGACCAGCCAGTTAAGGAGAACCATCCAGACAGCTGAAGCGCTGAGAGTTCCCTACGAACAGTGGAAAATCCTAAATGAGATAGATGCT GGGGTGTGTGAGGAGATGACCTATGAAATGATCCAGAACTCATTCCCTGAAGAGTACGCACTTAGGGACCAGGACAAGTATCACTACAGATATCCAGGAGGAGAG TCGTATCAGGACCTGGTTCAGAGGCTGGAGCCTGTCATCATGGAGCTTGAGAGACAGGGCGATGTACTTGTCATCTGCCATCAGGCTGTGATGCGCTGTCTGCTGGCCTATTTTTTGGACAAGAGTGGAG ATGATCTTCCTTACATAAAATGTCCCCTTCATAGTGTCATGAAGCTCACTCCTGTTGCCTACG GTTGCAAAGTGGAGATGTTTAATATGAATGTGGAGGCAGTCAACACACATCAAGACCGACCACTG GAGAGAGTCAAGCGAGAATCCACCCCTCTGCTGCTGAGGCGAAATAGTTACACGCCCCTCTCCACTCATGACCGGGTTAAAAGGCCTCGCCTCTACAGTGCCGGCAATCGGCCCTGGCTGCCCCTCGCCCTTTCCCCTACCACCCTGCACTTGCCCGACACGCCAGGAGAGGCGCCGCTGCTTCAGCAAAGCCAAGTTAGT
- the pfkfb2b gene encoding 6-phosphofructo-2-kinase/fructose-2,6-bisphosphatase 2 isoform X2, whose translation MSALSRHDFGPAAAEPRKTEPKSKEKKCSWASYMTNSPTMIVMIGLPARGKTYMSKKLTRYLNWIGVPTKVFNLGVYRREAVKAYKSYDFFRHDNEEAMKIRKHCALVALQDVKIYLNEEGGQIAVFDATNTTRERRDLILSFVEENAYKVFFVESVCDDPDVIAANIMEVKVSSPDYPEAHRERVMDDFLKRIECYKVTYQPLDPDEYDKDLSFIKVMNVGRRYLVNRIQDYIQSKIVYYLMNIHVHSHSIYLCRHGESEHNVQGRIGGDSELSPRGRQYASALREFIEEHKLSDLKVWTSQLRRTIQTAEALRVPYEQWKILNEIDAGVCEEMTYEMIQNSFPEEYALRDQDKYHYRYPGGESYQDLVQRLEPVIMELERQGDVLVICHQAVMRCLLAYFLDKSGDDLPYIKCPLHSVMKLTPVAYGCKVEMFNMNVEAVNTHQDRPLERVKRESTPLLLRRNSYTPLSTHDRVKRPRLYSAGNRPWLPLALSPTTLHLPDTPGEAPLLQQSQSHAGANHLTPCVKDSTLSAQMNLMTVSASE comes from the exons ATGTCTGCGTTGTCGCGGCATGATTTTGGTCCAGCTGCTGCTGAACCGAGGAAAACAGAACCCAAAAGCAAAGAGAAGAAATGCT CATGGGCCTCTTATATGACCAACTCCCCTACCATGATCGTCATGATTGGCCTGCCAGCGAGAGGCAAAACTTACATGTCTAAAAAGCTCACACGCTACCTCAACTGGATAGGAGTTCCCACCAAGG TGTTTAACCTCGGTGTGTACCGGAGGGAAGCCGTCAAAGCATACAAGTCTTATGACTTTTTTAGACATGACAATGAAGAGGCCATGAAGATACGAAA ACACTGTGCCTTAGTGGCCCTGCAAGATGTGAAGATCTACCTGAATGAGGAAGGCGGGCAAATAGCT GTTTTCGATGCCACAAACACAACTCGGGAGAGGAGAGATCTCATATTGAGCTTTGTGGAGGAGAATGCATACAAG GTGTTTTTTGTGGAATCAGTTTGTGATGACCCAGATGTTATTGCTGCTAACATCATG GAAGTGAAAGTTTCAAGTCCAGATTATCCAGAGGCACACAGAGAGAGAGTCATGGATGATTTCCTGAAACGCATCGAATGTTATAAGGTCACTTACCAACCTCTAGATCCTGATGAATATGACAA AGATCTCTCTTTCATTAAGGTGATGAATGTGGGCCGCCGGTACTTGGTAAACCGGATTCAGGACTACATTCAGAGTAAGATTGTTTACTACCTCATGAACATCCACGTACACTCGCACTCCATCTACCTGTGCCGACACGGAGAGAGCGAGCACAATGTCCAGGGCCGTATTGGGGGGGACTCTGAACTCTCTCCCAGAGGGAGGCAG tatgCAAGTGCCTTGCGTGAATTCATTGAGGAGCACAAGCTGTCTGATTTGAAGGTTTGGACCAGCCAGTTAAGGAGAACCATCCAGACAGCTGAAGCGCTGAGAGTTCCCTACGAACAGTGGAAAATCCTAAATGAGATAGATGCT GGGGTGTGTGAGGAGATGACCTATGAAATGATCCAGAACTCATTCCCTGAAGAGTACGCACTTAGGGACCAGGACAAGTATCACTACAGATATCCAGGAGGAGAG TCGTATCAGGACCTGGTTCAGAGGCTGGAGCCTGTCATCATGGAGCTTGAGAGACAGGGCGATGTACTTGTCATCTGCCATCAGGCTGTGATGCGCTGTCTGCTGGCCTATTTTTTGGACAAGAGTGGAG ATGATCTTCCTTACATAAAATGTCCCCTTCATAGTGTCATGAAGCTCACTCCTGTTGCCTACG GTTGCAAAGTGGAGATGTTTAATATGAATGTGGAGGCAGTCAACACACATCAAGACCGACCACTG GAGAGAGTCAAGCGAGAATCCACCCCTCTGCTGCTGAGGCGAAATAGTTACACGCCCCTCTCCACTCATGACCGGGTTAAAAGGCCTCGCCTCTACAGTGCCGGCAATCGGCCCTGGCTGCCCCTCGCCCTTTCCCCTACCACCCTGCACTTGCCCGACACGCCAGGAGAGGCGCCGCTGCTTCAGCAAAGCCAA
- the pfkfb2b gene encoding 6-phosphofructo-2-kinase/fructose-2,6-bisphosphatase 2 isoform X3 — translation MSALSRHDFGPAAAEPRKTEPKSKEKKCSWASYMTNSPTMIVMIGLPARGKTYMSKKLTRYLNWIGVPTKVFNLGVYRREAVKAYKSYDFFRHDNEEAMKIRKHCALVALQDVKIYLNEEGGQIAVFDATNTTRERRDLILSFVEENAYKVFFVESVCDDPDVIAANIMEVKVSSPDYPEAHRERVMDDFLKRIECYKVTYQPLDPDEYDKDLSFIKVMNVGRRYLVNRIQDYIQSKIVYYLMNIHVHSHSIYLCRHGESEHNVQGRIGGDSELSPRGRQYASALREFIEEHKLSDLKVWTSQLRRTIQTAEALRVPYEQWKILNEIDAGVCEEMTYEMIQNSFPEEYALRDQDKYHYRYPGGESYQDLVQRLEPVIMELERQGDVLVICHQAVMRCLLAYFLDKSGDDLPYIKCPLHSVMKLTPVAYGCKVEMFNMNVEAVNTHQDRPLERVKRESTPLLLRRNSYTPLSTHDRVKRPRLYSAGNRPWLPLALSPTTLHLPDTPGEAPLLQQSQVSDTLCEGLYFVGTDEFNDCFRF, via the exons ATGTCTGCGTTGTCGCGGCATGATTTTGGTCCAGCTGCTGCTGAACCGAGGAAAACAGAACCCAAAAGCAAAGAGAAGAAATGCT CATGGGCCTCTTATATGACCAACTCCCCTACCATGATCGTCATGATTGGCCTGCCAGCGAGAGGCAAAACTTACATGTCTAAAAAGCTCACACGCTACCTCAACTGGATAGGAGTTCCCACCAAGG TGTTTAACCTCGGTGTGTACCGGAGGGAAGCCGTCAAAGCATACAAGTCTTATGACTTTTTTAGACATGACAATGAAGAGGCCATGAAGATACGAAA ACACTGTGCCTTAGTGGCCCTGCAAGATGTGAAGATCTACCTGAATGAGGAAGGCGGGCAAATAGCT GTTTTCGATGCCACAAACACAACTCGGGAGAGGAGAGATCTCATATTGAGCTTTGTGGAGGAGAATGCATACAAG GTGTTTTTTGTGGAATCAGTTTGTGATGACCCAGATGTTATTGCTGCTAACATCATG GAAGTGAAAGTTTCAAGTCCAGATTATCCAGAGGCACACAGAGAGAGAGTCATGGATGATTTCCTGAAACGCATCGAATGTTATAAGGTCACTTACCAACCTCTAGATCCTGATGAATATGACAA AGATCTCTCTTTCATTAAGGTGATGAATGTGGGCCGCCGGTACTTGGTAAACCGGATTCAGGACTACATTCAGAGTAAGATTGTTTACTACCTCATGAACATCCACGTACACTCGCACTCCATCTACCTGTGCCGACACGGAGAGAGCGAGCACAATGTCCAGGGCCGTATTGGGGGGGACTCTGAACTCTCTCCCAGAGGGAGGCAG tatgCAAGTGCCTTGCGTGAATTCATTGAGGAGCACAAGCTGTCTGATTTGAAGGTTTGGACCAGCCAGTTAAGGAGAACCATCCAGACAGCTGAAGCGCTGAGAGTTCCCTACGAACAGTGGAAAATCCTAAATGAGATAGATGCT GGGGTGTGTGAGGAGATGACCTATGAAATGATCCAGAACTCATTCCCTGAAGAGTACGCACTTAGGGACCAGGACAAGTATCACTACAGATATCCAGGAGGAGAG TCGTATCAGGACCTGGTTCAGAGGCTGGAGCCTGTCATCATGGAGCTTGAGAGACAGGGCGATGTACTTGTCATCTGCCATCAGGCTGTGATGCGCTGTCTGCTGGCCTATTTTTTGGACAAGAGTGGAG ATGATCTTCCTTACATAAAATGTCCCCTTCATAGTGTCATGAAGCTCACTCCTGTTGCCTACG GTTGCAAAGTGGAGATGTTTAATATGAATGTGGAGGCAGTCAACACACATCAAGACCGACCACTG GAGAGAGTCAAGCGAGAATCCACCCCTCTGCTGCTGAGGCGAAATAGTTACACGCCCCTCTCCACTCATGACCGGGTTAAAAGGCCTCGCCTCTACAGTGCCGGCAATCGGCCCTGGCTGCCCCTCGCCCTTTCCCCTACCACCCTGCACTTGCCCGACACGCCAGGAGAGGCGCCGCTGCTTCAGCAAAGCCAAGTTAGT
- the pfkfb2b gene encoding 6-phosphofructo-2-kinase/fructose-2,6-bisphosphatase 2 isoform X5: MTNSPTMIVMIGLPARGKTYMSKKLTRYLNWIGVPTKVFNLGVYRREAVKAYKSYDFFRHDNEEAMKIRKHCALVALQDVKIYLNEEGGQIAVFDATNTTRERRDLILSFVEENAYKVFFVESVCDDPDVIAANIMEVKVSSPDYPEAHRERVMDDFLKRIECYKVTYQPLDPDEYDKDLSFIKVMNVGRRYLVNRIQDYIQSKIVYYLMNIHVHSHSIYLCRHGESEHNVQGRIGGDSELSPRGRQYASALREFIEEHKLSDLKVWTSQLRRTIQTAEALRVPYEQWKILNEIDAGVCEEMTYEMIQNSFPEEYALRDQDKYHYRYPGGESYQDLVQRLEPVIMELERQGDVLVICHQAVMRCLLAYFLDKSGDDLPYIKCPLHSVMKLTPVAYGCKVEMFNMNVEAVNTHQDRPLERVKRESTPLLLRRNSYTPLSTHDRVKRPRLYSAGNRPWLPLALSPTTLHLPDTPGEAPLLQQSQVSSHAGANHLTPCVKDSTLSAQMNLMTVSASE, translated from the exons ATGACCAACTCCCCTACCATGATCGTCATGATTGGCCTGCCAGCGAGAGGCAAAACTTACATGTCTAAAAAGCTCACACGCTACCTCAACTGGATAGGAGTTCCCACCAAGG TGTTTAACCTCGGTGTGTACCGGAGGGAAGCCGTCAAAGCATACAAGTCTTATGACTTTTTTAGACATGACAATGAAGAGGCCATGAAGATACGAAA ACACTGTGCCTTAGTGGCCCTGCAAGATGTGAAGATCTACCTGAATGAGGAAGGCGGGCAAATAGCT GTTTTCGATGCCACAAACACAACTCGGGAGAGGAGAGATCTCATATTGAGCTTTGTGGAGGAGAATGCATACAAG GTGTTTTTTGTGGAATCAGTTTGTGATGACCCAGATGTTATTGCTGCTAACATCATG GAAGTGAAAGTTTCAAGTCCAGATTATCCAGAGGCACACAGAGAGAGAGTCATGGATGATTTCCTGAAACGCATCGAATGTTATAAGGTCACTTACCAACCTCTAGATCCTGATGAATATGACAA AGATCTCTCTTTCATTAAGGTGATGAATGTGGGCCGCCGGTACTTGGTAAACCGGATTCAGGACTACATTCAGAGTAAGATTGTTTACTACCTCATGAACATCCACGTACACTCGCACTCCATCTACCTGTGCCGACACGGAGAGAGCGAGCACAATGTCCAGGGCCGTATTGGGGGGGACTCTGAACTCTCTCCCAGAGGGAGGCAG tatgCAAGTGCCTTGCGTGAATTCATTGAGGAGCACAAGCTGTCTGATTTGAAGGTTTGGACCAGCCAGTTAAGGAGAACCATCCAGACAGCTGAAGCGCTGAGAGTTCCCTACGAACAGTGGAAAATCCTAAATGAGATAGATGCT GGGGTGTGTGAGGAGATGACCTATGAAATGATCCAGAACTCATTCCCTGAAGAGTACGCACTTAGGGACCAGGACAAGTATCACTACAGATATCCAGGAGGAGAG TCGTATCAGGACCTGGTTCAGAGGCTGGAGCCTGTCATCATGGAGCTTGAGAGACAGGGCGATGTACTTGTCATCTGCCATCAGGCTGTGATGCGCTGTCTGCTGGCCTATTTTTTGGACAAGAGTGGAG ATGATCTTCCTTACATAAAATGTCCCCTTCATAGTGTCATGAAGCTCACTCCTGTTGCCTACG GTTGCAAAGTGGAGATGTTTAATATGAATGTGGAGGCAGTCAACACACATCAAGACCGACCACTG GAGAGAGTCAAGCGAGAATCCACCCCTCTGCTGCTGAGGCGAAATAGTTACACGCCCCTCTCCACTCATGACCGGGTTAAAAGGCCTCGCCTCTACAGTGCCGGCAATCGGCCCTGGCTGCCCCTCGCCCTTTCCCCTACCACCCTGCACTTGCCCGACACGCCAGGAGAGGCGCCGCTGCTTCAGCAAAGCCAAGTTAGT
- the pfkfb2b gene encoding 6-phosphofructo-2-kinase/fructose-2,6-bisphosphatase 2 isoform X6 produces the protein MSALSRHDFGPAAAEPRKTEPKSKEKKCSWASYMTNSPTMIVMIGLPARGKTYMSKKLTRYLNWIGVPTKVFNLGVYRREAVKAYKSYDFFRHDNEEAMKIRKHCALVALQDVKIYLNEEGGQIAVFDATNTTRERRDLILSFVEENAYKVFFVESVCDDPDVIAANIMEVKVSSPDYPEAHRERVMDDFLKRIECYKVTYQPLDPDEYDKDLSFIKVMNVGRRYLVNRIQDYIQSKIVYYLMNIHVHSHSIYLCRHGESEHNVQGRIGGDSELSPRGRQYASALREFIEEHKLSDLKVWTSQLRRTIQTAEALRVPYEQWKILNEIDAGVCEEMTYEMIQNSFPEEYALRDQDKYHYRYPGGESYQDLVQRLEPVIMELERQGDVLVICHQAVMRCLLAYFLDKSGDDLPYIKCPLHSVMKLTPVAYGCKVEMFNMNVEAVNTHQDRPLSHAGANHLTPCVKDSTLSAQMNLMTVSASE, from the exons ATGTCTGCGTTGTCGCGGCATGATTTTGGTCCAGCTGCTGCTGAACCGAGGAAAACAGAACCCAAAAGCAAAGAGAAGAAATGCT CATGGGCCTCTTATATGACCAACTCCCCTACCATGATCGTCATGATTGGCCTGCCAGCGAGAGGCAAAACTTACATGTCTAAAAAGCTCACACGCTACCTCAACTGGATAGGAGTTCCCACCAAGG TGTTTAACCTCGGTGTGTACCGGAGGGAAGCCGTCAAAGCATACAAGTCTTATGACTTTTTTAGACATGACAATGAAGAGGCCATGAAGATACGAAA ACACTGTGCCTTAGTGGCCCTGCAAGATGTGAAGATCTACCTGAATGAGGAAGGCGGGCAAATAGCT GTTTTCGATGCCACAAACACAACTCGGGAGAGGAGAGATCTCATATTGAGCTTTGTGGAGGAGAATGCATACAAG GTGTTTTTTGTGGAATCAGTTTGTGATGACCCAGATGTTATTGCTGCTAACATCATG GAAGTGAAAGTTTCAAGTCCAGATTATCCAGAGGCACACAGAGAGAGAGTCATGGATGATTTCCTGAAACGCATCGAATGTTATAAGGTCACTTACCAACCTCTAGATCCTGATGAATATGACAA AGATCTCTCTTTCATTAAGGTGATGAATGTGGGCCGCCGGTACTTGGTAAACCGGATTCAGGACTACATTCAGAGTAAGATTGTTTACTACCTCATGAACATCCACGTACACTCGCACTCCATCTACCTGTGCCGACACGGAGAGAGCGAGCACAATGTCCAGGGCCGTATTGGGGGGGACTCTGAACTCTCTCCCAGAGGGAGGCAG tatgCAAGTGCCTTGCGTGAATTCATTGAGGAGCACAAGCTGTCTGATTTGAAGGTTTGGACCAGCCAGTTAAGGAGAACCATCCAGACAGCTGAAGCGCTGAGAGTTCCCTACGAACAGTGGAAAATCCTAAATGAGATAGATGCT GGGGTGTGTGAGGAGATGACCTATGAAATGATCCAGAACTCATTCCCTGAAGAGTACGCACTTAGGGACCAGGACAAGTATCACTACAGATATCCAGGAGGAGAG TCGTATCAGGACCTGGTTCAGAGGCTGGAGCCTGTCATCATGGAGCTTGAGAGACAGGGCGATGTACTTGTCATCTGCCATCAGGCTGTGATGCGCTGTCTGCTGGCCTATTTTTTGGACAAGAGTGGAG ATGATCTTCCTTACATAAAATGTCCCCTTCATAGTGTCATGAAGCTCACTCCTGTTGCCTACG GTTGCAAAGTGGAGATGTTTAATATGAATGTGGAGGCAGTCAACACACATCAAGACCGACCACTG